The following proteins are encoded in a genomic region of Hirundo rustica isolate bHirRus1 chromosome 15, bHirRus1.pri.v3, whole genome shotgun sequence:
- the DHRS7B gene encoding dehydrogenase/reductase SDR family member 7B isoform X2, whose amino-acid sequence MDFTSTVIIPLLFGSLGIFALFRLLQWMRMRAYLQEAVVVITGATSGLGKECAKAFHAAGSKVVLCGRDSKKLKELVQELCAVKNHRKNTHEPHTVVFDLSDTKTVVNGAEEILRALGHVDILINNAGISFRGTIVDTGLDVDKKVMETNYFGPIALTKALLPSMIKRRQGHIVAISSVQGKISIPFRSAYAASKHATQAFFDCLRAEVEQYDIEVTVVSPGYIQTNLSLNAVTADGSRYGVMDKTTAEGQTAAEVAQVVLNAVGQKKKEVLVAGLTPCLAVYLRNLCPRLFFNLMASRAKKERKVKGS is encoded by the exons ATGGATTTCACAAGCACTGTCATCATCCCGCTGCTTTTTGGCAGCTTGGGGATCTTCGCGCTGTTCCGGCTGCTGCAGTGGATGCGGATGCGAGCGTACCTGCAGGAAGCAGTGGTGGTGATCACAGGGGCCACCTCTGGCCTGGGAAAAG AATGTGCCAAAGCTTTCCACGCAGCTGGCTCCAAGGTGGTGCTCTGTGGCAGAGACAGCAAGAAGCTCAAAGAGCTGGTGCAGGAGCTTTGTGCCGTGAAGAATCACCGCAAAAAC ACACACGAACCTCACACTGTGGTGTTTGACCTCTCAGACACCAAAACTGTGGTAAATGGTGCTGAGGAGATCCTGAGGGCCTTGGGTCATGTGGACATCCTGATCAACAATGCTGGCATCAGCTTCCGAGGCACAATTGTGGACACAGGACTGGATGTGGATAAGAAAGTGATGGAAACAAATTACTTTGGACCTATAGCCCTCACCAAAG CACTTCTCCCCTCCATGATCAAGAGGAGACAAGGCCACATTGTGGCCATCAGCAGCGTGCAAGGCAAAATAAGCATTCCTTTCAGATCTGCAT atGCTGCCTCTAAGCATGCTACCCAGGCCTTCTTTGACTGTCTGCGAGCAGAGGTGGAGCAGTATGACATTGAAGTGACAGTTGTGAGCCCTGGGTACATCCAGACAAACCTGTCCCTCAACGCTGTCACAGCGGACGGATCTCGCTATGGAG TGATGGACAAGACCACGGCCGAGGGACAGACGGCGGCCGAGGTGGCTCAGGTGGTTCTCAATGCAGTGGgacagaagaagaaggaagtgCTTGTGGCTGGCCTGACCCCCTGTCTGGCTGTCTACCTGAGGAACCTCTGCCCCAGGCTCTTCTTCAACTTAATGGCATCTAGagcaaaaaaggagagaaaagtaAAGGGTTCTTAG
- the DHRS7B gene encoding dehydrogenase/reductase SDR family member 7B isoform X1 gives MVTAAARKTVQKGKLMDFTSTVIIPLLFGSLGIFALFRLLQWMRMRAYLQEAVVVITGATSGLGKECAKAFHAAGSKVVLCGRDSKKLKELVQELCAVKNHRKNTHEPHTVVFDLSDTKTVVNGAEEILRALGHVDILINNAGISFRGTIVDTGLDVDKKVMETNYFGPIALTKALLPSMIKRRQGHIVAISSVQGKISIPFRSAYAASKHATQAFFDCLRAEVEQYDIEVTVVSPGYIQTNLSLNAVTADGSRYGVMDKTTAEGQTAAEVAQVVLNAVGQKKKEVLVAGLTPCLAVYLRNLCPRLFFNLMASRAKKERKVKGS, from the exons GAAGACAGTTCAGAAAGGAAAGCTCATGGATTTCACAAGCACTGTCATCATCCCGCTGCTTTTTGGCAGCTTGGGGATCTTCGCGCTGTTCCGGCTGCTGCAGTGGATGCGGATGCGAGCGTACCTGCAGGAAGCAGTGGTGGTGATCACAGGGGCCACCTCTGGCCTGGGAAAAG AATGTGCCAAAGCTTTCCACGCAGCTGGCTCCAAGGTGGTGCTCTGTGGCAGAGACAGCAAGAAGCTCAAAGAGCTGGTGCAGGAGCTTTGTGCCGTGAAGAATCACCGCAAAAAC ACACACGAACCTCACACTGTGGTGTTTGACCTCTCAGACACCAAAACTGTGGTAAATGGTGCTGAGGAGATCCTGAGGGCCTTGGGTCATGTGGACATCCTGATCAACAATGCTGGCATCAGCTTCCGAGGCACAATTGTGGACACAGGACTGGATGTGGATAAGAAAGTGATGGAAACAAATTACTTTGGACCTATAGCCCTCACCAAAG CACTTCTCCCCTCCATGATCAAGAGGAGACAAGGCCACATTGTGGCCATCAGCAGCGTGCAAGGCAAAATAAGCATTCCTTTCAGATCTGCAT atGCTGCCTCTAAGCATGCTACCCAGGCCTTCTTTGACTGTCTGCGAGCAGAGGTGGAGCAGTATGACATTGAAGTGACAGTTGTGAGCCCTGGGTACATCCAGACAAACCTGTCCCTCAACGCTGTCACAGCGGACGGATCTCGCTATGGAG TGATGGACAAGACCACGGCCGAGGGACAGACGGCGGCCGAGGTGGCTCAGGTGGTTCTCAATGCAGTGGgacagaagaagaaggaagtgCTTGTGGCTGGCCTGACCCCCTGTCTGGCTGTCTACCTGAGGAACCTCTGCCCCAGGCTCTTCTTCAACTTAATGGCATCTAGagcaaaaaaggagagaaaagtaAAGGGTTCTTAG